In Fodinicurvata sediminis DSM 21159, the genomic window GCATTGAAGAAGGAGATGTTGCGCCCGGCCTACGGTGTCTATGCCGTGCGCGCCACTCTGGAAGGCCAGGAAACGCCGCACTGGCGACCGGGAGTGGCCAACCTGGGGCTCAGCCCCATGTTCAACTACCAGGAGCCGCTACTGGAAGTCTTCCTGTTCGACTTCGAGGGTGACCTCTATGGCCGCAACATGCGCGTGGCGCTCATCGACTACCTGCGCGGCGAGATGACCTTCGACAGCCTGGATGCCCTCAAGGAACAGATGGCCGAGGACAGCCGCCGCGCCCGCGCCACACTTGCCTGGGAAGACTGGGACGCCCACTGGCCCGCCAGCCCCTTCCTGACGCCCTCCCAGCAATAACCGGGTCCGGTAAGGGCCTGTCACACAAGAAAAACGGGGCCGCCTAAGACAGGTGACCCCGCATTTTCCTGGAAAAAATCCGGCAAACCTCAGGCGTTTGGCTGCTTGGTGACGCGCAGATATGGCTTCTGCTCGTCCCAGCCCTGCGGGAAGAGCTTTTCAGCCTCTTCATTGCTGAGCGCCGGAACGATGATCACGTCCTCGCCATGCTTCCAGTTGACCGGCGTGGCGACCTTGTAGCCATCGGTCAGCTGCAGTGAATCGATCGTGCGCAGAATCTCGTCGAAGTTCCGCCCGGTCGAGGCCGGATAGGTCAGCGTCAGGCGGATCTTCTTGTTGGGGTCGATGATGAAGACCGAACGCACCGTCAGAGTGTCGTTGGCGTTCGGATGAATCATGTCATAGAGATCTGACACCTTGCGGTCCGCATCGGCCAGCAGCGGGAAGTTCAGGGCTTGTCCCTGGGTTTCCTGGATGTCACCGGCCCAGGCCTTGTGGTCGTCCAGCGGATCGACGCTGAGACCAATCACCTTGACGTTGCGTTTGGCGAACTCCGGAACGAGCTTGGCAGTATAACCCAGTTCGGTTGTGCAGACCGGCGTGAAATCCTTGGGGTGAGAGAAGAGCACCACCCAGCTGTCACCAGCCCACTCATGGAACGAGATAGGACCTTCGGTGGAGTCCTGTGTGAAA contains:
- a CDS encoding peroxiredoxin, with translation MTLRLGDTAPDFTQDSTEGPISFHEWAGDSWVVLFSHPKDFTPVCTTELGYTAKLVPEFAKRNVKVIGLSVDPLDDHKAWAGDIQETQGQALNFPLLADADRKVSDLYDMIHPNANDTLTVRSVFIIDPNKKIRLTLTYPASTGRNFDEILRTIDSLQLTDGYKVATPVNWKHGEDVIIVPALSNEEAEKLFPQGWDEQKPYLRVTKQPNA